The DNA segment TCTAGTAATAATAAATTCGGTTGACGAATTAATTGTACTGCCAGGGCTAACCGCCGTTGTTGACCACCACTCAAAGCATAGGGTGCAGCCGAAAGCGATAAATGCTCTAATCCCACTTCACCTAATGCTTGTCTAACTCGTTCTGTTCCTAATTCAGGATGCCCTATGCGTAATTCTTCTAAAATCGTACCACCGCAAAAGTGCCGTTCGGGAAACTGAAACACCAAACCTGCTAATTGCTGTAGCTGTTCGGCGATGAGTTCTTGTTCTCGCCAGAAAACTCCACCAGATGTTGGTTCGGCTAGCCCAGATAAAATTTCTAATAAAGTACTTTTACCAGACCCGCTTGGGCCAATAATCAAACCTAGCTTTTGTGTGGGTAATTCTAAATTGACAGACTTAAGGATTGCTGTCGGGCAAGCGGTGGGATGGTAAACCAGATTTCGGAGATAGAGCATTTGTTAAGATTACCAAATGTTGGCAAAGAACTCACTAACTAAGATTAACTACAACGAGAGGGGCT comes from the Nostoc sp. PCC 7120 = FACHB-418 genome and includes:
- a CDS encoding ABC transporter ATP-binding protein; the protein is MLYLRNLVYHPTACPTAILKSVNLELPTQKLGLIIGPSGSGKSTLLEILSGLAEPTSGGVFWREQELIAEQLQQLAGLVFQFPERHFCGGTILEELRIGHPELGTERVRQALGEVGLEHLSLSAAPYALSGGQQRRLALAVQLIRQPNLLLLDEPTAGLDWSMRRQLVNLLAKLKQDWTLLVVTHDAGDLLAIADYCWTLNHGELISVEPATLEAKVKEPQPMA